Proteins encoded by one window of Microbacterium testaceum:
- a CDS encoding response regulator transcription factor, which translates to MSDSTEMLKTAVIVEDDPDIRHLLVEVLESAGFSTVSVGNGIDGVRAVIAYQPLITTLDVNMPGIDGFEAARRIRQQSDTYIIMLTGLEEEADVVLGLGAGADEYVVKPFRPRELRARIEALLRRPRGGESAVSSAPRQDSVGPSFPAGRSEAPSVQPAATGPTAAVIVPSSQGPEPRQAAPGGEVVPRSAPGELTPTGGAWVAHRDLLLDPDSRLVRVGGEELELTRTEFDLLATLMESKRRVRSKADLTLVLRGESYVTSYFVGEADKRAIEAHMTNLRRKLGDNPANPRYIETVRGVGYRLTSELLATP; encoded by the coding sequence ATGAGCGACAGCACCGAGATGCTGAAGACAGCCGTAATCGTGGAAGACGATCCCGATATCCGCCACCTGCTGGTCGAGGTGCTCGAATCAGCGGGCTTCTCCACCGTGTCCGTCGGCAACGGGATCGACGGGGTGCGCGCGGTCATCGCCTATCAACCGCTCATCACCACGCTGGACGTGAACATGCCCGGCATCGACGGCTTCGAAGCCGCGCGCCGGATCCGCCAGCAGAGTGACACCTACATCATCATGCTCACCGGTCTCGAAGAAGAGGCCGACGTGGTCCTCGGTCTCGGCGCCGGCGCCGACGAATACGTCGTGAAGCCCTTCCGCCCGCGCGAGCTGCGCGCGCGTATCGAGGCGCTGCTGCGTCGCCCCCGGGGCGGAGAGTCGGCCGTCTCGTCGGCACCGCGCCAGGACAGCGTCGGCCCGTCCTTCCCGGCGGGCCGCTCCGAGGCCCCCAGCGTGCAGCCCGCCGCCACCGGTCCCACGGCGGCCGTCATCGTCCCGTCGTCGCAGGGACCGGAGCCTCGACAGGCCGCTCCGGGTGGAGAGGTCGTCCCGCGGTCGGCACCGGGAGAGCTCACTCCGACCGGCGGCGCCTGGGTCGCGCACCGCGACCTGCTTCTCGACCCCGACAGCCGGCTCGTCCGGGTCGGTGGGGAAGAGCTGGAGCTCACGCGGACCGAGTTCGACCTTCTCGCGACCCTCATGGAATCGAAGCGACGCGTCCGCAGCAAGGCCGATCTCACCCTGGTGCTCCGCGGGGAGTCCTACGTCACGAGCTACTTCGTCGGCGAGGCGGACAAGCGCGCCATCGAGGCGCACATGACGAACCTGCGTCGCAAGCTCGGCGACAACCCCGCGAACCCGCGCTACATCGAGACCGTTCGCGGAGTGGGCTATCGGCTCACCTCGGAGCTGCTCGCGACGCCCTGA
- a CDS encoding glycosyltransferase family 2 protein: MTDARSFTPHTRDFDMHQGALEAAGEHGFADDFAAVLENTSVHRSTIGCVIPAYNEEESIADVIEALLAQTRVPDVIHVVVNNTSDATVKIASEFSGPHELHTELGEQFTEVFVHDIGKNPDKKVGALNYGYSLVEGYDYLLGVDGDTIADSKAVEYLETEAISDSRIGGISAIYTIDDKPIKGLVARFLTAGQRTQFAAFNLQNMLRGRNMAVLGGQFSIFSTNALRDAMKQNHQSTPWVKDSEVEDSLLSLQIKSAGYLTKISPYARADVGGMTTLSGYDAQQVKWTYGAIELMWPGQRGDTKGQPFHPNLRLRWFENFGMLTNLFVRVAFLTLLAGSLSIGAFVFSPLWLIPPVIAMLLNLRIARTMKNVDRTDVLFAVLFFPAEIFMWIRISHFVRSWTRFLSRKKVDNWAMQAKAERGGGLGHWTPMVVLVAVAIALAVIWVMVGPMVQSSILWIGWPIVGVVTVLQTLLMFSKLVRRHHGFKV; this comes from the coding sequence GCGGGTGAGCACGGTTTCGCCGACGACTTCGCGGCCGTGCTGGAGAACACCTCCGTGCACCGGTCCACCATCGGCTGCGTCATCCCGGCCTACAACGAGGAGGAGTCGATCGCGGACGTGATCGAGGCCCTCCTCGCTCAGACCCGTGTGCCCGACGTCATCCACGTGGTCGTGAACAACACCTCGGATGCCACGGTGAAGATCGCGTCGGAGTTCAGCGGACCGCACGAGCTGCACACCGAACTCGGCGAGCAGTTCACCGAGGTCTTCGTGCACGACATCGGCAAGAACCCCGACAAGAAGGTCGGCGCGCTCAACTACGGCTACTCGCTCGTCGAGGGGTACGACTACCTCCTCGGCGTCGACGGTGACACCATCGCCGACTCCAAGGCCGTCGAGTACCTCGAGACCGAGGCGATCTCGGACTCGCGCATCGGTGGTATCTCGGCGATCTACACGATCGACGACAAGCCCATCAAGGGTCTCGTCGCGCGGTTCCTCACCGCGGGTCAGCGCACGCAGTTCGCGGCATTCAACCTGCAGAACATGCTCCGCGGCCGCAACATGGCCGTGCTCGGTGGGCAGTTCTCGATCTTCTCGACGAACGCCCTGCGCGACGCGATGAAGCAGAACCACCAGTCCACCCCCTGGGTGAAGGACTCCGAGGTCGAGGACTCGCTGCTGTCTCTGCAGATCAAGAGCGCGGGCTACCTCACGAAGATCAGCCCGTACGCCCGCGCCGACGTGGGCGGCATGACCACCCTCTCCGGCTACGACGCCCAGCAGGTGAAGTGGACCTATGGTGCCATCGAGCTGATGTGGCCGGGCCAGCGCGGCGATACGAAGGGCCAGCCGTTCCACCCCAACCTGCGCCTGCGCTGGTTCGAGAACTTCGGCATGCTGACGAACCTCTTCGTCCGCGTGGCCTTCCTCACGTTGCTGGCGGGTTCGCTCTCGATCGGCGCCTTCGTGTTCTCGCCGCTGTGGCTCATCCCGCCGGTGATCGCGATGCTGCTGAACCTGCGCATCGCCCGCACGATGAAGAACGTCGATCGCACGGACGTGCTCTTCGCCGTCCTGTTCTTCCCCGCCGAGATCTTCATGTGGATCCGCATCAGCCACTTCGTGCGCTCCTGGACCCGATTCCTCTCGCGCAAGAAGGTCGACAACTGGGCCATGCAGGCCAAGGCCGAACGCGGTGGCGGTCTCGGCCACTGGACCCCGATGGTCGTGCTGGTCGCCGTCGCGATCGCGCTCGCCGTGATCTGGGTGATGGTCGGTCCGATGGTGCAGTCGTCGATCCTATGGATCGGTTGGCCGATCGTCGGCGTCGTGACCGTCCTTCAGACGCTCCTCATGTTCTCCAAGCTCGTCCGTCGCCACCACGGGTTCAAGGTCTGA